From Pseudomonas sp. AN-1:
AGATCGCCCTGTTCGCCTGGATCCCGCTGCTGTCGGCCTGGTTCGGCTTCGGCGAGCCGGCCAAGGTGGCGTTCATCGCCCTCGCGGTGTTCTACCCGGTGGCGCTGAACAGCTTCGAGGGCATCCGCGCCACCCGCGTCGAGCTGTACGAGGTGGCCCGCGTGCTCGGCCTGTCGCGCGCCCAGCGGCTGTTCAAGCTGGTGCTGCCCTCCGCCGCGCCGGCGATCTTCACCGGCCTGCACCTGGGGCTGATCTACGCCTGGCTGGCGACCATCGGCGCCGAATACTTCTTCTCTGCCGGCCCCGGCATCGGCAACACCATGATCGACGGCCGCGAGCATTTCGAGATGGACCAGGTGCTCTACGGCCTGGTGGTGGTCGGCGCCGTCGGCCTGCTGCTCAACCGCCTGGCCGCCTGGATCGAGACCCGCAGCCTGGCCTGGCGCGTGCGCCCCCACTGATTGAAGGAAGCAACCCATGAGCAAGACCGATTTCCTGACCCTCGACGGGGTCGACAAGCGCTTCGCGGTCAAGGACGGCGAACTCAGCGTGCTGGAGAACATCAGCCTGACCATCCGCCAGGGCGAGTTCATCAGCATCGTCGGCGGCAGCGGCTGCGGCAAATCCACCCTGCTGCGCCTGCTGGTAGGCCTCGAGGAAGCCAGCGCCGGGCGCCTTCTGCTCGACGGCGTGCCGATCGGCGGTACCGACCCCGAGCGCGGCATCGTGTTCCAGGACCACCGCCTGTACCCCTGGCTGAGCGTGGAGGACAATGTGCTGCTGGCGCTGGCCAACTCGCCGTTCTCCCCAGCCGAGCGCCTGGACACCGTGCATAGGCACCTCGAACTGGTCGGCCTGCAGAACTTCACCCGCGCCTATCCCGCGCAGCTGTCCGGCGGCATGAGCCAGCGCGTGGCGATCGCCCGCGGCCTGGTCAACCGGCCGAAGATCCTCCTGCTCGACGAGCCCTTCGGCGCCCTCGACGCCCTCACCCGCGCCCAGCTGCAGGAAGAGCTGGCGCGCATCTGGCTGGCCGAGGGCATCACCACCGTGCTGGTCACCCACGACGTCGACGAGGCGGTGCTGCTCGGCGACCGGGTGGTGGTGATGGAGCCGCGGCCGGGGCGGATCAAGCGCATCGTCGAGGTCGACGTGGCGCACCCGCGCCGCCGCGAGGACTACCGCCTGGCCGAGCTGCGCAACGACATCCTGCAGGACTTCAGCCAGCACCAGGCCTCGCCGCTGCTGCACCCGCAGCACGAGCAGCGCGCCTTCCGCAGCTACGCCATGGCCTGGTAGCGCGCGGCCGGCGGCGGTTTCGTTAGCGCGCCCGCAGGCCTTTTTCACCCTGAACCAAGCGCCGCCGGCAGGTCCGGTGGCGCCTTTTCACGCTCAGATTTTTATATTCAAAATAGACATTAAATTCAAATTAATAATTCTTTTTGGAATTACAAAGGTTCACTTAGCCTAGCTCTCGCCGACAACAACGTCGCTTCATCAGTCGGCCAGTGACAGCCCATTCGACCACGAAACGCCCGCACGGCCGCCTCACCCAGCATTCGATCATTTGGAGCATCGAGCAATGAACAAGTCCACTCTGGCCCTCGCCATTGTGGCGGGCATCGTGGGTCTGCCGTCCGTGCAGCAGGCGTCCGCCGCAGGTTTCATCGAAGACAGCAAGGCCAGCCTCGGCCTGCGCAACTTCTACTTCAACCAGGATATCCGCGACGCCAATGCGCCGTCGGTCAAGGAGTGGGGCCAGGGCTTCGTTCTCAACTACACCTCCGGCTATACCCGGGGCACCGTGGGCGTCGGTGTGGACGCACTCGGCCTGCTCGGCGTCAAGCTCGACTCCGGCGGCCGCTTCGGCAAGGCCGGCATCGAGCGCAGCCCCAGCCAGCTGTTCCCGCTGGAAAGCAACGGCAAGGCCGTGGACGAATTCAGCCACCTCGGCCTGACCGGCAAGCTCAGGGTATCGAAGACCGAAGCGCGCCTCGGCACCCTGCTGCCCAAGCTGCCGGTGGTGGTCTACAACGACGGCCGCCTGCTGCCGCAGACCTACGAGGGCGGGCAGATCACCTCCAACGAGATCGACAACCTGACCCTGATCGGCGGCCAGCTGGAACACACCAAGCTGCGCGCCTCCAGCGACCGCGAGAGCCTGAGCGCCGCCGGCCCCAACAAGCCGGACACCAACAAGTTCTACTACGGCGGCGCCGACTACCGCATCGGCAAGAACCTGCTGCTGCAGTACTACTACGGCAACCTCGAGGACTACTACCAGCAGCACTTCCTCGGCCTGACCCATACCCTGGCCCTGCCGCTGGGCAGCCTGGTCAGCGACCTGCGCTATTTCGACAGCAGCTCCGACGGCAAGAATGCCAGCGCCGCCGGGCGTGCCGAGGGCTGGTCGGTCGGCGGCGACCTGGGCCGGCAGGCCGGCGACCCGCACAAGGGCGAGATCGACAGCCAGCTGTCGAGCGCCCAGTTCACCTGGAAGGTCGGCGGCCACGCCCTCGGCCTCGGCTACCAGCACAACGGCGGCGACAGCATCCTCGGCCTTCTCAACCAGGGCGCCGGGGTCAGCGGCTACACCATCGCCGAGCGGCAGATCGGCGGCTTCCGCGCCCCGGGCGCCGACGTGTGGATCGCCTCCTACGCCTACGACTTCGCCGCCCTCGGCGTACCGGGCCTGACCGCCAGGGCGATCTACAACAAGGGCGTCGACTACGACGTGGCCAACAGCTCCAGCGATGTCGGCGAGTGGGAGCGCGACCTGCGCGTCGACTACGTGGTGCAGGGTGGCGCACTCAAGGGCCTCGGCTTTGCCTGGCTGAACGCCTCTCTGCGCAGCGACCTGGCCAGCCAGCGCGACGTCGACGAGAACCGCCTGATCGTCAGCTACAGCCTGCCGCTGTTCTAACTCACCCATGCGGCGGCAGAGCCCTCTGCCGCCTGCCCTGCCTCAGGCTGCGTGCCAACTGACACCTCCGCGCGTGTCTTGAGGCTGTGGTTCATGGCCTCGAAGCCTTGCCGCGTGTGTGCCAGCCTGCGGCGCAGCAGGCCCACGAGCAGACCGCTGAAGGTTTCGGAATGCACCAGGCGCGTGGTTCCGGGGCCCTGCGGGAGCAGCTCGAAATGATGCTCGCCATCCAGCAGGCCCGGCACCAGCCAGTGCCCCAGCCAGCGCAGCGACTGCTCGGGGGCGACCTCCACCAGTCTGGGCGTGAAGCGCATGGCGCCTTGCCCGGGAGGCTGGATGCGGATGCGCAGTCTTTCCCCCGCGACCACCTCCCCCTCGATCTGGCGGATGAAGGGGTTCCACTCCGGATAGGATGCGAAGTCGGTGAGCACTCGCCAGATCTGCGCCGGCGTGGCGTGGATGTCGATCTGCGTGTGCAATTGCAACAGCCCCATAGCGATAACGCCCCCCTCCTGGCCTGAATCAAACCGTACTGACGGCGATTCTTCTGAGATCAGGCACGCTGGCGAACTCTTCTTCAGGCGCCAGCCTGCCCAGGACTTCCGGGGTGCCATAACCCCAGGCGACTGCGCCAAATGCGATGCCTGCGGATCTGGCAGCTTCGTGGTCGGTCGGCTGGTCGCCGATGTAGATGGCTGCCGTGGGGGCTATTCCGACTCGGCGCAGAACCCGGCGCAGGCGCGAGGCCTTGCCGAAGATGGACGCACCGCATTCGAAATGGCTGAAATGCCGGCAGCTTGTGCCGAGAACGCGGGTGACGTTTTCATGGGCATTGGACGACACCAGCGCGACAACGATGCCGCGCTCGGTCAGGTAGGAAAGTGTCGTGTCCACCTCGTCGAAGAGCGGGATCCCTTCTATCCGTTCCTGCATCAGCGCCATGAAACCCTGCGCCACTGCCGGCAGCTTCCACGGGGCTATGCCGAGGTGGCTCATCAGCTCGCGAGGGCTGCGCCCTCTGAGCATTTCGACTTCCTCCGCATCAACCCGCTTGAACGAATACCTGTCGGCCAGCGTGTCGATGACCGACACGAAGAACGGGAAGGAGTCGGCCAGCGTGCCATCGAAGTCGAAGATGGCGAGCTCGTACCGTGGAGCCGGGCCTGTTTGCGGTCTTTTCACGATTGTCTGTTGCTCCGGAGTTGCTATGCGTGATCGGCGCCGCGACCGGCTGCGCCGACCTGCAGCGCAGCCGGCCATGTTCAGATAGGTGCAGGACCACCGCGCTGGAAGGTCATCGCAGCGCTATCGGCAAGGTGCGCGGTCAACTGGCGTGCGGCTGGGCGCAGCCCATCACGGAAGCCACGGCTTTTTCCAGGAAGGCCAGGCTGCGGGCGTCGAGCCAGCTTCCCTCGGCGAGGCTGGGCTCCTGCTGCATGGCCTGGCGGATCTTCCCGTGGGTGTCCGGATCGCTGCCGGCGTAGCCCTGCAGCATGGCCAGCCAGCGTCCGGCCAGGCGCTGCCCGCGCTCGCCATCCGGCTCGGCGCCGGCGTCGATGGCGCTGCGCAGGTCGATCAGCAATTGCGGCCAACCCTTCATCTCCCGGACATAGTGCTGCCGCATGAAGGCGAACTCCTTCGCCGAGAGATAGCGGGCGAACACCGCCAGCTTGCTCTCGGCAAAGGCCTCCAGCAGGAATGCCACCACGCTCGGGGCGACGCCCAACTGCTCCTGGAATAGCGGCTCGCTGGCGTGCATGGCGTCCAGTCTGGCCAGCCAGTCGGGGTTGGCATCGGTGTCGCGCTCGAGGGTCCGCATCCAGCGGCGGGCGAATTCCTGCGCGGCTTCGCTGGCCGGCGACTCTCCCGCCGCGTGGAGGAGGTTGGCCTCGCGGGCCAGTTCGGCCCATTCCGCCCGCAAGGTGTCGTCTGCCCGGTAGAACGGCAGGTTGGCGAGTTCGTCTTGGGTGAAGTACTGCTCGTACATGGACATCAGCTCCAGTGTTTTCAGCCAGTCGTCCAGCTCCGGCTCCTCCCCCTCCATGAGCCGGGCCTTGAGCTGGCTCAGCCGGTAGCGCAGCTGGATCTGCTGCGCGAGCAGCCGGTCGATGGCCATGATCTGCTGGTCGATGAGGGGGGCGAGCGCGAGGTCCGGACGGTCGAGAGCCGCGCCGATGTCTGCCAGCGTCATGCCGAGCCCGCGCAACGCCTGGATCCGGTGCAGGCGGGCGATGTCCTCGCGGTTGTAGAGGCGGTAGCCGGCTTCGGTGCGGGCCGAAGGACGGAGCAGTCCGATGTCGTCATAGTGATGGAGGGTACGGACGGTCAACCCCGTGCGCTTGGCCAGTTCACCTACTCGCAGCAACATCTTCCAACTCCTGTTTCCTAGGGCGCGGTCCATGCTGAGGCCTCACGTTGCGTGAGGGTCAAGCCCCTGATGGCACCAGCAGGGGCAAGTCTGCCCAGAATCGGGGGACCGACCGCAGCCGCTCCTCGGCGGCCCGGCGGGCGATGCCCGTCAGTCCTGCCGGGTGACTTCAAGCCTGCGGATGTCGAAGCCCTGATGCGACAGCCGGGTCAGCAGGTTCCGGTAGTCATCGGCGGCGATAACGGGTGTCCTGGCCAGTATCCACAGATATTCCTTTTCCGGCTCGCTCACGGCAACCAGCTGGTAGTGCTCATCGAGGTCGATGATCCAGTAGTCGCCCCAGACGAATGGCAGGAACGAGAGCCACGCTGGTGCGAAGCGAACCTCCAGTTTGGGTGACGTGGCCGGACCTGCCTGCCTTGCCGTGCCGAGCGCTGACTGGATCTCCCCGTTTTCCAGCCGGCAACGGTTGATGACCTGCACCGTGCCATCTCGTTGGAGGCTGTATTCCGCCCTGGTCCAGCCCGCGCATTTTTTCTGGAACCAGTTGGGATACTTCGCAATTTCATACCAAGTGCCCATGTAGCGAGGCACATCGAGTACGGGAATCGTGTGCAAGGGCTGCCGGTTGCCTGCCGGTGCGGAATCGCCGGCCAAGGCGGTCAGGGAGCACAGGCTGGAAAGCAGGAAAAATGAAATATTTTTCAAGGTCGGCCTTTTCAGGATGTGGGCTGCGGTCGCGTTGCTCGATGATACTCGGATTATCGAGCGGCAGATGCTCGGACTGACTGACCACCATGTCACCCATACAGGACCGGGGGCTGGGAAATCTCCATGCTGATATGCGTGGTGGCACCGGGATTTCCAGGTGCGCTCAGGCCTCAGCGGGCGCCGTAGGCCTGGTCGAACACGCCAGCATCGTTGAAGTAGGTCAGGCCTGACGGCCAGTCTTATATCTCCAAAAAGAATTACAAAATAGAAATTTATTCTTTTTAATCCTGAAAGATCCTGCGCATAGTAGCTCCCACCCAAGGACATCCCCTTCTGAGGAGCAGAACCATGAGCATCCGTCTCGGCGACATCGCCCCCGATTTCGAACAGGACTCCAGCACCGGCCGCATCCGTTTCCACGAGTGGCTGGGCGACAGCTGGGGCATCCTGTTCTCCCACCCGGCCGACTTCACCCCGGTGTGCACCACCGAACTGGGCTTCACCGCCAAGCTCAAGGACGAGTTCGCCCAGCGTGGCGTCAAGGCCATCGCCCTGTCGGTCGACCCGGTGGACTCGCACCTGAAGTGGATCGAAGACATCGAGGAGACCCAGGACACCCAGGTCAACTTCCCGATCCTCGCCGACGCCGACCGCAAGGTCTCCGACCTCTACGACCTGATCCACCCGAACGCCAACGACACCCTGACCGTGCGCTCGCTGTTCATCATCGACCCGGCCAAGAAGGTACGCCTGATCATCACCTACCCGGCCAGTACCGGGCGCAACTTCCACGAGATCCTGCGGGTGATCGACTCGCTGCAGCTGACCGACAGCCACAAGGTCGCCACCCCGGCCAACTGGCAGGACGGCGACGAGGTGGTGATCGTGCCCTCGCTCAAGGACGAAGCGGAAATCCAGCAGCGCTTCCCGAAAGGCTACCGCGCGGTGAAGCCCTACCTGCGCCTGACCCCGCAGCCGAACCGCTGAGTTTCGACACCAAGGTTTCAACCCTCAAGCCACGCATGGGGTTCGGGGCCTGCCAGGCAGAACAGGCCCCTTTTTTATTCACACGAGAAGGAAACAGCGATGCTGGTCGTATCCCTTTCCGGCAGTCCCTCGCAGCAGTCGCGCTCCGCCGGCCTGCTGGAGTGGTCGCGCCGCTGGCTGAGCGCGCGCGGCGTGGAAGTGGTCAGCTTCGGCGTGCGCGACTTCGCCGCCGAGGACCTGCTCTACGGGCGCTTCGACAGCCCGCAGGTCATCGAACTGGCCGAGCGCGTGCGCGTCGCCGACGGCCTGCTGGTCGCCACGCCGGTGTACAAGGCCGCCTATTCCGGCGCGCTGAAGACTCTGCTCGACCTGCTGCCCGAGCGCGCCCTGGCCCACCAGGTGGTGCTGCCGTTGGCCACCGCCGGCAGCCCGGCGCACCTGCTGGCGCTGGACTACGCGCTCAAGCCCGTGCTGGCCGCACTGAAGGCCGAAGAAGTGCTGCAGGGCGTGTTCGCCGACGATCGCCAGACTCGCTACGAAGAGGGCCGCGTGGTCCTCAGCGGGGAACTGGAACAGCGTCTGGAGGCGGCACTGGAGCAGTTCTATCAGGCACTGGTACGCCGCCCGCGCCATCTGCAGCCGGGGCAGCTCGAACAGCAGCTGCTCGGCGCCCGCTGGGGCGTCTGAACCACGACTCCCCTCCGGGCGAGCGCTCCCGCGCAGCCCATGCTTTTTTGCCCTCCCCCACACGGGGCGAGGCACTTGAAAGTCCTCACTCGTCCGCCAACGGACCAGCAGGCATCCACCACCACCGACTTGCAT
This genomic window contains:
- a CDS encoding ABC transporter permease, with product MIDLAKRFPLLHRRPDLRGFVVPVGLVLLWWLATALQWVDTKLVASPPAVLDAALQAAVGGELWHNLAASLQRNLAGFVLGGLIGLAFGSLLGLSRLAERLVGPTFHAAKQIALFAWIPLLSAWFGFGEPAKVAFIALAVFYPVALNSFEGIRATRVELYEVARVLGLSRAQRLFKLVLPSAAPAIFTGLHLGLIYAWLATIGAEYFFSAGPGIGNTMIDGREHFEMDQVLYGLVVVGAVGLLLNRLAAWIETRSLAWRVRPH
- a CDS encoding ABC transporter ATP-binding protein translates to MSKTDFLTLDGVDKRFAVKDGELSVLENISLTIRQGEFISIVGGSGCGKSTLLRLLVGLEEASAGRLLLDGVPIGGTDPERGIVFQDHRLYPWLSVEDNVLLALANSPFSPAERLDTVHRHLELVGLQNFTRAYPAQLSGGMSQRVAIARGLVNRPKILLLDEPFGALDALTRAQLQEELARIWLAEGITTVLVTHDVDEAVLLGDRVVVMEPRPGRIKRIVEVDVAHPRRREDYRLAELRNDILQDFSQHQASPLLHPQHEQRAFRSYAMAW
- a CDS encoding OprD family porin: MNKSTLALAIVAGIVGLPSVQQASAAGFIEDSKASLGLRNFYFNQDIRDANAPSVKEWGQGFVLNYTSGYTRGTVGVGVDALGLLGVKLDSGGRFGKAGIERSPSQLFPLESNGKAVDEFSHLGLTGKLRVSKTEARLGTLLPKLPVVVYNDGRLLPQTYEGGQITSNEIDNLTLIGGQLEHTKLRASSDRESLSAAGPNKPDTNKFYYGGADYRIGKNLLLQYYYGNLEDYYQQHFLGLTHTLALPLGSLVSDLRYFDSSSDGKNASAAGRAEGWSVGGDLGRQAGDPHKGEIDSQLSSAQFTWKVGGHALGLGYQHNGGDSILGLLNQGAGVSGYTIAERQIGGFRAPGADVWIASYAYDFAALGVPGLTARAIYNKGVDYDVANSSSDVGEWERDLRVDYVVQGGALKGLGFAWLNASLRSDLASQRDVDENRLIVSYSLPLF
- a CDS encoding SRPBCC domain-containing protein, which translates into the protein MGLLQLHTQIDIHATPAQIWRVLTDFASYPEWNPFIRQIEGEVVAGERLRIRIQPPGQGAMRFTPRLVEVAPEQSLRWLGHWLVPGLLDGEHHFELLPQGPGTTRLVHSETFSGLLVGLLRRRLAHTRQGFEAMNHSLKTRAEVSVGTQPEAGQAAEGSAAAWVS
- a CDS encoding HAD hydrolase-like protein, with translation MKRPQTGPAPRYELAIFDFDGTLADSFPFFVSVIDTLADRYSFKRVDAEEVEMLRGRSPRELMSHLGIAPWKLPAVAQGFMALMQERIEGIPLFDEVDTTLSYLTERGIVVALVSSNAHENVTRVLGTSCRHFSHFECGASIFGKASRLRRVLRRVGIAPTAAIYIGDQPTDHEAARSAGIAFGAVAWGYGTPEVLGRLAPEEEFASVPDLRRIAVSTV
- a CDS encoding MerR family transcriptional regulator → MLLRVGELAKRTGLTVRTLHHYDDIGLLRPSARTEAGYRLYNREDIARLHRIQALRGLGMTLADIGAALDRPDLALAPLIDQQIMAIDRLLAQQIQLRYRLSQLKARLMEGEEPELDDWLKTLELMSMYEQYFTQDELANLPFYRADDTLRAEWAELAREANLLHAAGESPASEAAQEFARRWMRTLERDTDANPDWLARLDAMHASEPLFQEQLGVAPSVVAFLLEAFAESKLAVFARYLSAKEFAFMRQHYVREMKGWPQLLIDLRSAIDAGAEPDGERGQRLAGRWLAMLQGYAGSDPDTHGKIRQAMQQEPSLAEGSWLDARSLAFLEKAVASVMGCAQPHAS
- a CDS encoding lipocalin family protein, with product MKNISFFLLSSLCSLTALAGDSAPAGNRQPLHTIPVLDVPRYMGTWYEIAKYPNWFQKKCAGWTRAEYSLQRDGTVQVINRCRLENGEIQSALGTARQAGPATSPKLEVRFAPAWLSFLPFVWGDYWIIDLDEHYQLVAVSEPEKEYLWILARTPVIAADDYRNLLTRLSHQGFDIRRLEVTRQD
- a CDS encoding peroxiredoxin is translated as MSIRLGDIAPDFEQDSSTGRIRFHEWLGDSWGILFSHPADFTPVCTTELGFTAKLKDEFAQRGVKAIALSVDPVDSHLKWIEDIEETQDTQVNFPILADADRKVSDLYDLIHPNANDTLTVRSLFIIDPAKKVRLIITYPASTGRNFHEILRVIDSLQLTDSHKVATPANWQDGDEVVIVPSLKDEAEIQQRFPKGYRAVKPYLRLTPQPNR
- the ssuE gene encoding NADPH-dependent FMN reductase yields the protein MLVVSLSGSPSQQSRSAGLLEWSRRWLSARGVEVVSFGVRDFAAEDLLYGRFDSPQVIELAERVRVADGLLVATPVYKAAYSGALKTLLDLLPERALAHQVVLPLATAGSPAHLLALDYALKPVLAALKAEEVLQGVFADDRQTRYEEGRVVLSGELEQRLEAALEQFYQALVRRPRHLQPGQLEQQLLGARWGV